DNA from Petroclostridium xylanilyticum:
TAACATCAGGATTACCACCGGCTATAATTGTGGAATCAACCCCTTTACCATTCGTTAAATCTATAATTTGCGTAACAATATCACCATTTCTATAGTTGACAATATCTGTAGCACCGTAGGATTTTGCTACTTCTACACAATTAGGTCTGCTACCGACAGCAATGATTCTGCCTGCGCCACATAATTCAGCACCAGCCACACCCATAAGACCTACCGGTCCTATCCCAATGACTGCAACCGTAGAACCTATCTTGATATCAGCAAGTTCAGCGCCGTGGAATCCGGTAGTCATCATATCCGGAATCATGGCCGCTTTTTCCAAAGAAATTTCATCCGGAAGCAATGCAAGGTTCATATCGGCATCATTGACATGGAAATACTCTCCAAATACACCATCTTTAACATTTGAGAACTTCCAGCCCGCAAGCATTCCTTCAGAATGCTGATGATAGCCTTCCTGAACCTCGATTGAACGCCAATCGGGTGTAATAGCAGGAACAACTACACGGTCACCAGGTTTAAAATCTTTCACTTCACTACCAACTTCTACAACTTCTCCAACAGCTTCATGACCTAAAATCATGTTATGTCTTTCGCCTATTGCACCTTCAAAAACTGTATGAATATCAGAAGTACAAGGAGCAACTGCAAGAGGGCGGACAATTGCATCATATGGCCCTGCCACTGGTTTCTCCTTTTCTATCCAACCTACTTCTCCAATACGAAGCATCGCAAAACCTTTCATTATTGAAACCTCCTTAACATTTTAATTAGTTTTTTATCCTCTGGTTTATTGTAATACAATGATAAACTTTTAACAATGATACGGATTAAATGTTTATTCTGATAAAATTACATGTTAGATATTCAGATATGGTAAAAAGAAATTGTCAGGATGTCAAACGGAGCAGTTGCAGCTATTGATGGT
Protein-coding regions in this window:
- a CDS encoding NADP-dependent isopropanol dehydrogenase encodes the protein MKGFAMLRIGEVGWIEKEKPVAGPYDAIVRPLAVAPCTSDIHTVFEGAIGERHNMILGHEAVGEVVEVGSEVKDFKPGDRVVVPAITPDWRSIEVQEGYHQHSEGMLAGWKFSNVKDGVFGEYFHVNDADMNLALLPDEISLEKAAMIPDMMTTGFHGAELADIKIGSTVAVIGIGPVGLMGVAGAELCGAGRIIAVGSRPNCVEVAKSYGATDIVNYRNGDIVTQIIDLTNGKGVDSTIIAGGNPDVMESAVRMTKPGGTIANINYFGEGKILPIPRSDWGCGMAHKNIRGGLCPGGRLRMERLINIVKYNRVDPGKLVTHVYHGFENMEKALLLMKDKPKDLIKPVVILD